From the genome of Medicago truncatula cultivar Jemalong A17 chromosome 2, MtrunA17r5.0-ANR, whole genome shotgun sequence:
TGTATTATTTTTCTGAAGAGCATTAAACTCTTCCTGCATAGCAGCATTCCATTGAGGAAGTCAGGGCCTGTTCTACATTCCTTGGTTCAGTATGTTTCAGCAAAAGGGTTGGCTGAGACGGGACCAGACTTAGACCTAGTTTGCATTGGATGATTGTTAATAGGAAGAACATTAGTGAGATTAGGAGTAGGAGATGACACAGAGGCAACTGTGAGGAGGCAGACGGCTAGGATATGTCAACAGAAGAAGGTAAAACTGATTGAGGAGACAATATAGTAGGAGAATTATGTGAAGGTTGTGAGGATGAGGAAGTAGATGTAGGGAGGGACTGAGATGTATTGGCAGGAGGGTTGTGGAGGGGAAGGGATGATAAGGAAACATCTTAGTCAGGATTAAGGGATCATAGGGAGTAGTGGTGAACAAGGTGGAATAATGGAACCTTGATTCATCGAGAAGAACATCTTTGGAAATAAAAATGCGACCACTTGTAACATTTATGAGAAGAAGAATAGCGCAGAAAAATACATTCATGGGATCTAAAATCAAGTTTATGAGCATTTTAGGGTCTAAGTAACGGAAAACAAGCACAACCAAAGACTTTTAAGAAGTTATAATCAGGTTTTTGATGGAATAAGACTTGATGAGGAATTTTAAATTGAAGTGAGCCAGTACTAGGAAGTCTGTTTATAAGGTAAACAGAAGCAAGTAATGCATGATCCCAATAGGTCAAAGGCAAAGAAGCTCGAGTAAGAACAGTGAGACCAAGGAAAACTATATGCCTATGTTTTCTTTCCAAAACACCATTTTGGTGGTGAGCGTGTGGGAAGATTGGGTAATTCCTAAAGTGGCAAGGTATTGAGTGAAAGGTCTATACTCCCTTCCCCAATCAGTTTGCAAAGATTAGTTTTAAAAGAAGGTGAATGCAATCTATGAGCTTTGCCCATGCAACAAGCAGTACAAAAAGTGGAAACATCTCTTTCTTTATTGATAATGGGTATATTACAATGTTGTAAAGAAAGCTCAAGTGTGTGATTATTAGGGTGACCTAATCCAAGTGCCGCAAATATTGTGAAGTAAAAGAAGAATGATTATTACAAGAGCTAGAACTAATGTTTATAGTGCAAACAGACGCATTATTTGGAAGAGGTAAAGACAATGAAGACTTAGCCGATTGGAGAGAGACACTGGGAAAGGTATAGAGACCATCAGGACCAACTTTGCCATGCTGAAGAACTTCTTTAGTGGCCTGAGATTTGACAACAAAGTGGTCAGAATGAAACTCAAAAAAGACAGAATTATCTTTTGCAAATTGACTAACACTAATTAGATTTTTGGTTATGGAAGGAACATGCAAAAGATTATTTAGCGTCAGTGTGATTTGTGGTTTAATAGGTGATGAAAACACACTAGAACCAGAAGAATGTATATCCAAAGGGGAATGCTCATGTCCATCAAAGGGAAATGCTCCTGAATATTCCTTGCATCGCCAGTCACATGGAATGAAGCACCAAAATCAGGGAACCATGTAGTGGAAGCATTAGAGGAGCCACTTGTAGATGGAGCATTGGTGATCATAGCACTAGGCTGACTAAACTGAAGAGTAGGCTGTCTCTAATGTTGAGGTGAAGGACGAGGCCAATGCTTAAAGGGACAGTAAGCAGCTAGATTAGCACCATATCCAGAAAGATTAGGTCCATAAGGCTGCGTCCCAGAGTTAAAGGCATGATGGGGATCAGGACTAACAATAGTGTTGACAGAGGAAGGAATCAGTTAGGGACTGAGACTGAGAACTGGATGCAGAAGCATGAGTCAGATTAAGATTAAGAGATGCAGCATCATCAAGAGTTTTCTTCTTGAACTTGTCAAGACGAGTTTCATGAGCAATTAGCAGAGATTCAACCTCATCTATGTCAATAACATCAAACTTACTCTCAACAACAGAGATAACTGGACTATAACCATGTGGTAAACCTTCCAAAATAACATCTAAGTGCTGATTGACAGGAATTGGATCATCAATTGAAGCAAGATTGTCTATAAGATTGCGAGTATGAATGAGATACTCTTGCACCGTACGATTATCAAACGAGGTAGCACGCAATTCAACACGAAGTTGTCTTGCCTTTGCAAGCATTTGCTTTTGAAAATAGGTCACAAGTTTGTTCTAGAGTTTATACGCATGCGAAGAACCAACGACACGCACCACCAGAAAGAGTAGATAGAAGCCAGGACAGTAGCATCTGGTCTTTGAGATGCCAATGACGGTACTCAAGATTGAGTTTTCCAGTAGCGCGATCTTGCGCAGTGAGAAAACGCGGCGGAATGATCGGAGCAACAAGATATTCATCGAGATTGTTTGCATTCACATATGGTTCAACTTGTTGACACCAAACAACGAGGGAATTTTTCTCGTTCAGCTTCTCATAAATCTTCATAGAGAAGACGAAGTTGGAGCGAACTGAAGCATCGTCATCTACAAAGGATTGGAGCGGAAAAGCGTTCGTCACCACCGGAGAAGTTTGGGCATCGGTTGGATGCGGCGGAGGCGGTGGAGTATGCACCGGAGAAGTCGCCATGGATCGGAGATCAATATGATACCatataaaactaaaagaaatagAAAGAGAATATTCTAACTAACTTTTATCTCAATTTGATTTCCTTTCCGTTGAATGAGTAATTCTGTTACAATGCAGCTTATATAGGAAGCTGGGAGAATACCAGCTATAGCAGGTTATCCTATCTCCAACTGACAGGTGTCAGTTACATGACAGCACATATGCCAGCTGTATACAGCTGGCTATTACAAGGTTCAATCTAGTTATATGCTAAACAAACTGATACGCTTATattataacttgcttaaaaacCACACACTTCATGGCAACGTTCTATCCATAACAATCTATATCAATCATGCccatttgttgagttgtatatttaagaataagagaaaacaaaagaaagggaaaattgagAATAAATTGATGTACGGAGAACTTCTCAGCCATGAGACATCTCTAATGAACTGATAAAAATAGACAGCGCAACCAAATATGCTACATACCTTCCCTTCATAATTAGAACACTGTTGATTGAATGAAGTGTTTATATCTACAACAAGGAAATGTAGGGGTTATAATATGTTTGGCCATGTTTCCATGATGCAAGTAAAAAAAGGAGTCAATAGCAAAACTAATAACAATTCAGTTCCCGTATAACTTGTTTAAATAAACAACAGGTTAACCAACAATCCCCCCTCCTCAAGGTAGCAATTTTGTAATCAACGTGAAGACATACACTAAAAACAAAAGGTTTTCTCTAGCCAAACAGGCCCAAAAATTTCAACTTTGTATACTTGGAAATTGTTGTCAAAAGCGGTCGCGCCGGCTGCTATAGCAGAAAAATCAGGACCACCGCGCCAGGCCGCGTGGCAGAAGTGGAATGCGGTCAAAGCAGACCTATAAATAGTAAAACGATAACTTGTACTAGTTGTATATAATTCTTATTAGCGATTATCGATTTTGCTATcccttttatttcatattatgaATACTTCATGAAACTTTGAGTAATGTTTAAGGTATTTTGGTATTTCTTTTTGTAGAATTTCAGAGAATAAGTTTTTTGTATTCTCATTGAttgaatatgaaaatatattacaaTGGTATATATAGAGTAAGTAGCCTCTCAGCCATCCTTACCTTATGAACcagaaaaggaaacaaattaATCCTAATgatgacaaaaataaaacctaGTAATGACAGGAATAAAACAGGTCAATGATGAGAGATGGTAACATAACTACCAAATCCCTTTTATTCAAAACCAAATATGCCAAATAAGTATACTTTATTCTGCTAGATTTCTACACTTTTAGAATAGTATGGTATttagtattaaatttattagtGGTCACACCACCGAAACAGCGCCTGCTACGCACCACGTTCCCACGCCGCACCAATTTATGGGTTGGCCGCACGGCGCCGCATTTTCACGATGACAACAGAGCTTGGAAATAAACTATCATGATGATTGTGGGGTAAATTCAAATGGATGAAAACCATTTTCGCAAAAGGAAGGATGAATCACCATGTGCAGCAAAGAAATATTCACTTCTCAATCATACTAATATCTGCCACATTtattaaaggcttaattgcatgtttggtCCCTTGTGTATATCTTAGGTTTCATgttggtcccttatgttttaaaggtttcaagttggtccattatgttttaaaattttcaagttggTCTAAAACGTTACTCACGTTGGAATAAGTTAGTCCCTTCTGACacataatattgagtttaataaaacaaaaataaaaataaaaataaaaaatgtgactAAATTATtcgaaacttttaaaacatagggGACCAACTTGAAACCTGAAATAAACACAAGGGGacaaacatgcaattaagcctttattaGTAGAAAGTATAAATGAAGAAGAATGGGAAGACCCATGTTCAGGTATACAGATTACATGTGGTTTTCTCTAAAGAAGGAAAAACACGTCAAAAATGTGAATTGTTCTTAAAATATTTGGTAACAAGAAGGAATGTTCATCACCTGGATTTGAATAAAAACCCAGAATTATTGTCTGCCTGTAAAATCTGGCTTGCTCATCAAGATACCTAAACAAGGAATACAAAAGCACGTatctcaatatattttttagggaaTAAATCTTGAATTTCTGGTGTATACTGCACTTCAGACCCCGTCACCACTAACAATCTGAGTGTATCATGCAGTTCATACAACATATAAACAATGTGTTGAAGTTACAAATTTTTCATAGAAGCGGAAGAGTAAGAAGAAATAGGACTACTGTGTAATGTGATAGATAACAAATTTGATACACAAGAAAGCATGGTAGACAAACTCGCGATCCAACTCGTAGGATCGTCCGAGTTCACGATCTCACATCCCCTCGCCGTGCCGGAAAGTCGTCGAAATCGGTTTTTGGCGGTCGCGGATTGGATCGTAGTTGAAAAACGTAAACGCGTTGGAATCGTTGATCCAAACGAGTTAGTTTTGAAACCCAGGAAAGAGACCCGTTTAATGTTTCGCTTTCCAGAAATCCGGATCTTTCGGGTCGGGTTCATGACCCACATCGCCAAAAATGCATTTTTGCTATCAGAAAGGCAAAAAAAACGTGTTTCACTCTTCTTTTTCTCTGAAACGGTTTCAAATTCCCTCATTAAACCCATTGACTATTGAAAATCTTCCCAATAAAGCCACTATCAATAATTAGGGAAATTTTCCAATACACCCATAAATCATGGAACCTTACCAATTCAATTCCCATATTCATAGCACTCAATCTCCTCTCTCACGTTACTTATTTGGGAATTGACCATTGTGATAATTATGATTAAGTTTTATTGTTGTTATGGAGTTGTACAAGTACTGTTTTGAAACAGGACTACTGACTCGTGATCCAAAGCAGTTCtaataaaagcaaaaaaaaaatggacttGATGGACATCTGAGCACTTAGTATGCTAACACGAACATGCTATAGTGTTTAAGGTCACTCATCCAGCTGTAGCATTTTGAAGGGCCAGCCCCTATTTGggattgataaacacttattcTAACacttatcttttattttctgTGTATAAGGATATCTTATCATCCTCCCATTTTTTAACTTACCCCCTTGCCCTTATTTTATCTATaagataattattttgttttcaaaagcgtaaaacaaaaacaaatggtCTCACTTTATTAGTAAGTGACAATAATTTTGCTATATGccaaattaaaagaaatgaaaacaacaacggaaaacaaacatacaaattttatattgatCAAGGAGGGAGTGGGGAACATAAGAAAAACCAGCTCCAGTGAAGAAAAGGCAAATAGAATATACCATCGTCTAATGCGCATAACATCTGTTCTGGGCAGCGTAGATGGTAAGCGGTTTAAGTGTTCAATAACTGTATGCACATGAGACCAATTCTGACAAGGTTCAACAATAATGAGAAACAGGACTACTGTAGTTCAAATCATGGGAAAAGTCAATTTTTTGCAATAATTTAAACAAACAATGCTAACCTGCATTGCCATTACATCTGCATGATCAATAATAAGAACCTGCTTAAAAACATTCACTTTGTCAACTTCATACAATATGATCCAAATACACAGTATCTACCTACCCagaaataaatataaagtaTATAGTATAATAAAGTATGTATAACAATTAAGAGTGGGACAATCACCTCTATGGACGAAAGAAAATCTACATCTTTTTCCTTATTGCATTCAGTCTCTTCAATTTTCTATATCCAAACCAAACTAATGTTAGCTTATATAAgcaatacattaaaaaaaactgttCAACAAAACTGCAAAATCTTGAGAGGattactaataaaaaacaatttgaattcACACTGAGGAACAAACTACACAGCAAAGTTATTGTTGAGATATTTCTACGGTAAATAGGATATTTTGGATCTGATGTGCGATTTGATTTTATCCCAATAATCAAGGGATCTAATTGAACACATTGATCCGTGTAGTCAACATTGGCTCATGGGTGCGACACGACGAAACCCCATTTTGCATTGAAGTTTAGAGTAGCACTACTGATAGTGGTCAGATAGCGCTGCAGTAAAGCTCATGTAAAATTCTAAACTTTTTGCAATATCATCATTTCCCCCCACTTGCGGCTTTCCAATGGCTCTTTCTGCAACCTTTCCAGGGGGACTTTCTACAACTTCCAGACTGCCATCCTCACCTTGCGGCTTTCCAGCGGCCCTTTCTGCAACAAAATTATATCCGTGCATCAGAGCTATTTAGTCAAGGATATTAAGCAGCGACACCCTTTTCATGTTGTTTTCCTTGTATCGACTACctataaaatattcatcgaTTCGTGATCAGATTTTGGGTTCTCCTATTTTATCCACTTTCAACTTTGCATGGTATATCTTGTGTGTACTGGAAAAACCGTAAGATGTAGATGTGCATCATATCATGAACCTGATAACTCCTCTGCTTTGGTCTTTTTAAGTAGTAATCAAGGTCGATCCCTCAAATAAGCAAGTCCTGTCCTAAGTGAGACTATTGCCAGCTCAGTCAGTCACAGTATTGACAAGTGATTTGTTAAAAGCTAAACGAGTAGTTTATGTTAAGCTTGATGATATGAACTACCTTCAATGGAAGCAACAAGTCGAAGGTGTTCTTCGCGAAACAAAAACGGTGAAATTTGTGATTTCACCTCAGATTCCACCGGTTTATCTCACAGATGAAGCGCGCGAAGCAGGAACGAAGAAACCTGCTTACACTGAATGGGAAGAACAAGATTCTTTGCTCTGCACCTGGATTCTTTCAACGATTTAGCCTTCGCTGCTTTCGCGATTCGTTCTCCTTCGCCACTCGTGGTTTGGGATGAGATTCATAGTTACTGCTTCATGCAAAGCAAAGATTCTTGCTCTTCCCATAGTTAGTGCTTCACACGAACGCGTCTTCACGCATTGTCGCTGAAATCATTGCTCGAATTCGCGCAATTTCAGAGTCTCTCACAGGGACCTAATTGAAGTTGTTCTTGAAGCACTTCCTGAAGAGTTTGACCCTATGGTTGCAGTGTGAATGCGAAATCTGAGGTTGTTTCATTAGATAAACTTTAATCTCAGCTTCTCACACAAGAATCTAGAAATGAGAAGTTCAAGAAAGCTGCTATCGTTGAACCTGTTTCAGTAATCTCACTCAAAATGCAAATTCAGAATCCCAATTTCATGGTCTTAATTCTCAAAACCACAATAATAAAGATGGCACGGGAAACAATCAGTTTCCTAACTCTAGCCCTAATTTCGAGTTTGTCCTAAACGTTACTCGCATTGGAATAATTTagtcacattttttatttttatttttgtttttgttttattaaactcaatattatgtGACAGAAGGGACAAACTTATTCCAACATGAGTAACGTTTTAGAccaacttgaaaattttaaaacataatggaccaacttgaaacttttaaaacataagggaccaacATGAAATCTAAGATATACACAACGGACCAAACATGCTATTAAGCCTTTAATAAATGTGGCAGATATTAGTATGATTGAGAAGTGAATATTTCTTTGCTGCACATGGTGATTCATCCTTCCTTTTGCGAAAATGGTTTTCATCCATTTGAATTTACCCCACAATCATCATGATAGTTTATTTCCAAGCTCTGTTGTCATCGTGAAAATGCAGCGCGGCGCGGCCAACCCATAAATTGGTGCGGCGTGGGAGCGTGGTGCGTAGCAGGCGCTGTTTCGGTTGTGTGGCCACTATTAAATTTAATACTAAATACCATACTATTcaaaaagaaatactaaaataccttaaACATTACTCAAAGTTTCATGAAGTATtcataatatgaaataaaagggatagcaaaatcaataaaggaagtaaaataaattcaaaatggaAACAAGAAAAATCAGCTTACATTAAGCAAACAAAGTGGCGAAGCAATAATGAAGTCTGAGGTATGGAAATCACTGAACAACTTGACTGTCTTCCTGCACGAAACAAAGCATTATGATGTCACAAGACTATTTACGAAAAACTTgccaaaaaaaatgttactaaaaTAGGTCAGCCGCTAATATAATTTAGACTTTGGAAAACAAATTATGCTTACACCAacaatcaaaatcatcatcatcatcatccattaaccaatttaaaaaaaataacaacaaataacAAGGATAATGACTATAATTACAGATGTTGACAGGGGACTTTACAGGCTTTCACAGAATGTCTCGGAGTAGGAAAGAGAATAAACAATACTAATCCCTTTACGAGTGTAATTACCTAGTAAATTTGATGCCAATCATAAAGTCATCCTCATTATTGCCTCCAAGAAGTAGGTTATGGTCATACGGTTTGGATGACACTTGAGGGTATGCATTTTCAAGCTCTTCGCCATTTTCCTTGTCACCTTTATCTTCTTCACCTCCAAACTTAGCCGAAAAACGATCCATGTGCTCAACATTGACCTGAGAAAACAGATACAAACATCACAAAGGAACACTAGAATATTTTATCTTGCTCTAGGCAAATGTAATACAATAAGATGGATAACGGTAACATGACTCAACCCCttagttttgaaattttagGCAAATCACTAGTGTGCAGGCTTAACAGGCTCAAACAGGACCCTCGTACTTGGTTTGGATGTCTGTTATACATTACTTCAGTTTGGTTTCAAAGCTACTGTGGTCCGTCTCTTTTCATCTATTCCAAATTATCTGTTGTGGTTTATTTTGTAGTTTAGGTTGATGACATTATTACCTCGGGAAACCCTTCACTAATTCAGCAAGTTATACCTTAATAACTTCAGTCCGCTTTAAAACTGATCAGGACCTATAactttaatatttcatttgatttatgGTTAGATCTTCCCCTCATGCTCAATGTTACTTCGCAAAAAATGTATTCGAGATCGCTTGGCAAAAGCCAACAATCCAACATGATTGAAGCAAAACCAATATCCTATGGTTGCAAGATGTAAACTGTCAATAGCAGAGGCTGATTATGTTCAGGATTATTTCTTATATAGGTCTACTGTTGTGCTTTGCATTTATGCTACCATCATCAAATATGAAATTAGCTTCTCAGTAACTGTCACAGGCTGACAGCTTCTTGACTCTCATTGGAAGGCTGTTCAACCAGCTCCTGCTCTACTTCAGTGGCCTACAAATCTTAGTGTCATGTTGTGGGCGGGGATAGAACCCTCAACTTCCTTATCAATCCACTCCTTAACTCCCTCACCCAAACCACCGAGCCAATCTTATATCCCCGCAGTGTGCAACAGTTATATACTGCTAGAACTGTTATAAGAATATAACTAACTCTAATTGTCTTGTAACAGTTCAGTAGGTAGACTAATCTGAACCAGGACAcctatatatattcatattggTGAATTGTActcttttaaataataaaaattaaacttagagttaactcttctctttctctcacaACTACAAAGAGATGCACAAATAAGGATAACTGACTGAATTCTATAGCATATCTAACCAGTGTGACATTTCATTGAAAAACATGATGCGCGGAAAAAGGTCAACCAAATGCCCAGCTTAAGGGCTAAGGCACACCTCGGAGTCCAGTACAAACTACAAGTATTGATATTATGTCGTGATCGAGAGTCCAGAGCATGGTTAGCTTGACTGCATtagaaataaattaagaaaatagaaaactaAACTACCTTGTAAGCCAAAGGTGTAAGTTGTATAAGCCTCTTTACAACACGGTACGCAACATTGGCAAATGGCAACAAAATTAAAACCTGGATCATGCAacagaaaaatatatttgtcaaGTATGCTTTACATTTCTTAAGTAAATCTTTTATGTAAGAGTTCATTTCAAGGGAATATCAAGTGAAAATTTCAATTATGGTAGGAAAACATCCACCATAAGTAAAACCTTAGGACGAGTAAAACCAGTCACGACGAAAAATTCATTACCTTAGGACGAGTAAAACCTTGATCTCGGAATCTCTCAATATCAGCGCACTCATCAAGCCTAGCCAGTTTGGAATCATTCTTTTTGACACAATCTCTAGTTTTGAAGACGTGATTGAGCTGTGCAAAATAGCTATTAAGCAATTTTGTAAACAGTTCTCATATTTTATatagaataaaatgaaaatttgcttACAGAATGCATTATGTATGCATCCATGATGCTTGTGTCTTCAAGGCCTTTTAGATAGAATGGTCTCTTGTTACAGTGAAGTATATCCCGATAGCTGCTGCCTGGAACCAAGTCAATGATGTGAATGCCCGTATAAGGAttacaaaaattaaagttaaaattaTGTCATATACAAATGTGCAACTGAATGCCTGAATCCCCTATAACAGCAGACAACCAAAAATGTAATGCAAAAAAGAAACACCAACTCAACTTAGTGAATCTtgctataataataatagagcACAACAATACATATAATAtttcaacaacttaattattTATACATTGATGATTTCAAACCAACTTACAGAGGGAGAAAAACATCTTCTGCTTTGGTGAATTAATATCTTTGCCTCCAGATGTCTTGGAGACATCCATCCAATGCTCATATAACTTCTCCTTCAGACCGGGACAGGAGTTGATATTAAAATCCTACAAGAGAAAGCAGCAAAGAATGTTATATGTACTTGAGGCGCAAGTTGAAAGAAGAACGTCTTTTATAACACGACGTAAGAttctaatttttctttgatGCGTAAAGAATTGCATAATATAAAAGTTTACCAAAGCCAAGAAATGCATAATGTTAATGCCAGGGGACAAgggaaaaattaacattaaaggAAAGTAGTATCCATCAAAAGATGCTTATTCCATTCGAAACAAACCACTGCACGGTTTATTTTTACTGCAAGGACAACCAATCAAAATCTCTAAATAGACAGTAAACAACGCATCATTGGCTAAAGTTATTGTCAACTTGAAAACTTATCCCACGAAAAAATGATCAGGATGTAATCAAATAGTCAACAGTTATATTTACTTCAAAAACTCTGGGTAAAGAGCATCAAAGACAGTTGATAACCCTCATGCAATATTCCATCTAACACGTAACATTATCTATTCTAGGGCATCATTGTacagagaaaaaagaagttccATTGTTGTGTGTCAAGGACAACCATTCATTAATGGTAAGGAATATTGATCAGCATGTGGTAATAAAACTATACTAAATTTTGAACTTACAAAATGAGGCCAAAGACAAGAAATCTTGGATATACCAATACCACTATATACCTTCAAGATATTTTGGCCAGTTCCTCTCCATGTGCAATTTGAGACACCAATAACTGGTACATCCCAGctgaatttcaaattcttttggTTGTCAATCTCTTCTTTTGATAAATTATGTTGCAAATGTAAATCAAAAGAGCTGcgtgaaaaggaaaagaaaaaaagtaaaaataaatgttagatTAAGCAAGCTAAGAGAGCAGAGTGTTATGATGAGCTATGCATGTATAATGATCAAGTAATACAAAAAGTAACACTATCAGCTAGCTAGATAGTATTAATCGGATTCATTACAAAACATGCAAGAGAGGTCAAAATCATACTGATGCAATTATGAAAGTATTTAACATGGAGATCAGTTGGAAAActtgtaataaaaaaagtattaacgGAAATAGCAAGATTTTCATTTCTAATTGGAATAAAGATTGGAGAGCTTTGGTGCATCTACTAGCTGCTTAGCTCTGTTAACTTTGGTTGTTCTCTCAAGTCAGAACTTTTCTATTCAAAGTGtgagagaaaatatatttaacgtTAACAAACCTCAAATCCACTGAATCCTCAGATGTGGCTCCACCATTTGTCCTAATATCCTCTTGATCTGAATGAGAAAACTCATTGTCCTCTTCAGTCTCAGAACCTTCTATTAATCCAGAATCATTGTCATCAGAATTTTGCTGCAAGCTTCCCGCAACATTGCTTATAGGAGAATCAATGTCAGACCCtaagaacaaattt
Proteins encoded in this window:
- the LOC11436387 gene encoding U3 small nucleolar RNA-associated protein 25 isoform X2, yielding MKKRQLVAPTSESNLKRIKKEDKGIKKKKEGRRVEKETNVDIIKSLNLLEDDHDGEGSDIDSPISNVAGSLQQNSDDNDSGLIEGSETEEDNEFSHSDQEDIRTNGGATSEDSVDLSSFDLHLQHNLSKEEIDNQKNLKFSWDVPVIGVSNCTWRGTGQNILKDFNINSCPGLKEKLYEHWMDVSKTSGGKDINSPKQKMFFSLCSSYRDILHCNKRPFYLKGLEDTSIMDAYIMHSLNHVFKTRDCVKKNDSKLARLDECADIERFRDQGFTRPKVLILLPFANVAYRVVKRLIQLTPLAYKVNVEHMDRFSAKFGGEEDKGDKENGEELENAYPQVSSKPYDHNLLLGGNNEDDFMIGIKFTRKTVKLFSDFHTSDFIIASPLCLLNKIEETECNKEKDVDFLSSIEVLIIDHADVMAMQNWSHVHTVIEHLNRLPSTLPRTDVMRIRRWYLDEQARFYRQTIILGFYSNPDINTSFNQQCSNYEGKATKEVLQHGKVGPDGLYTFPSVSLQSAKSSLSLPLPNNASVCTINISSSSCNNHSSFTSQYLRHLD
- the LOC11436387 gene encoding U3 small nucleolar RNA-associated protein 25 isoform X1, whose amino-acid sequence is MKKRQLVAPTSESNLKRIKKEDKGIKKKKEGRRVEKETNVDIIKSLNLLEDDHDGEGSDIDSPISNVAGSLQQNSDDNDSGLIEGSETEEDNEFSHSDQEDIRTNGGATSEDSVDLSSFDLHLQHNLSKEEIDNQKNLKFSWDVPVIGVSNCTWRGTGQNILKDFNINSCPGLKEKLYEHWMDVSKTSGGKDINSPKQKMFFSLCSSYRDILHCNKRPFYLKGLEDTSIMDAYIMHSLNHVFKTRDCVKKNDSKLARLDECADIERFRDQGFTRPKVLILLPFANVAYRVVKRLIQLTPLAYKVNVEHMDRFSAKFGGEEDKGDKENGEELENAYPQVSSKPYDHNLLLGGNNEDDFMIGIKFTRKTVKLFSDFHTSDFIIASPLCLLNKIEETECNKEKDVDFLSSIEVLIIDHADVMAMQNWSHVHTVIEHLNRLPSTLPRTDVMRIRRWYLDEQARFYRQTIILGFYSNPDINTSFNQQCSNYEGKVKLKCKYKGVMQKVLPKIQQVYVRFNVKSIVDADDERFNYFVTKVFPRINDSDQGGTMIFASSYLEFIRIRNFLKSQNASFCLFGEYMAKKDIFSARRLFTEGKRKIMLCTERAHFYHRFKNIRGVKNLIMYSHPERKEFYPEIANLLDGSENPLCTALFSRLDRSRLERIVGTTWANRMVSSTKPVFVFCY